CGGGCCAATCTGCGCAGGGTCGCACGTTACATTCACCGTCCGGTCCGGCGGACCCGCGATCTTCCATGTCGCCACCGCACCAAGCGATGACAAGACAAGAACCAGCGCGAGTTCCGTAACCGTTCTCATGGCTTGCCTGCCGTGGCTGCTGCCGGCTTCACGGGATTCTTCACGACCATGAAGACCCGCTGGGTCCGATAGCGGCGGGAACCATGGTCCGTCTCAAGATGAACCACGCCCATCGCGACGTTGCTGGTGCTCACGGGAGTGATGACGACCTCGTATTTTTTCCCTTCCTCGACGGTCTTGAGCTCTTGCTTGAAGCGAGTATCGGCACCGGAGATGGTAGTGATCTTGATCGGCTTCTCATCCTTCATGGTCACCGTCACCGTCTTTGGCTTCGCTTCCTCACCCACTTCCCAAAAGAGGGACTTCGGCTCCACAACCACGAGTTCCGGAACCTTCACACGAATGTTTAGCGTGATCGAGGGCTGGGTTTCCGGATCCCCTTTCAGGAAAACATGAAGCGGCTTGTCGACGGTGCCCACCACGTCGCCGAGGTCGTAGGAAAACCGGATCAGGCCGCTCTGGCCCGGCTTGTAGGTCAGGCCGCCCTTGATGCCCGCCTGAATGCAGGTGCAGCCGGCATCGGCCCGGAGAATTTCCACGGTTTGGTCCGACTCGTTCTTGAAATTGAAGTCCGCCGCCACCGACTTCTCATCCACGCCTACGGTGATCTCTTTCGTCGTTTCGTCGAAGGTCAACGGCGCCGCCGAGAGGGACGCACAGAGTGCCAGGCACCAGAACATCAGGACTTTCATCGCCTGACTAATGGCCTCTCCGGCCGCGCCGCGCAAGCCCGGCGCTCTACAGAGGGCGTCCGCAGGTCGCTACGGGCAGCCAAGTCATTCAGGCTTCGCTCCATAGACTCCATCCTTCTCTGGCGATGGAAGCGTTGGTTTCGAGTCCTGGGGGCGATCTTCGGCGAGCCATTTATTCCCGAAAAAAACAAAGGACCCAGGATCGGCTCCAGCCCCGATGTTAATCTCGGAGCCGACTTGCTCCCGACGAAAAGTGATCGTGTTTCCAGAAATCTTCACATCCCCGCAGACAAGGAAGCCCTTGGTCGTGGTCTCCTGCAGGATCCGGAAGATCCACTTCACGGGTCTTACAATCGTATTACCCGTGAATTCCGCACCGCGCACGCCGGTGAACGCACAAGCACAGGTGCCGCCTTCGATCCGGTTGTCGCGAATCATGATATCCTTCGCTTCATAATTCGCACCCGCAGGCCGGAAGTAGTCCGCCCCAGTGGAGCCTCCCGCTTGGATCGGCCGTTCCCCGGCATTGATCAGGGTGCATCGCTCGATGGTGATGTTCCTACATCCGCCTTTGAACTGCGGGCCGGTGTGCTGGGAGAAACCCTCCTTCCCGGTGATCTTGCAATCGCTGATCACCGCATCACTACAACCTACGAAATCGATCGCTTGGCCGCCCCAACCTGAGATCTCACAATGGCTGATGCGGAGATCCTTGAGCCCCGAACACTTGATGCCATCGAAGTTCCCCTTGGGTCCGATGTCAGACACCGAAAGATGTTCGAGAAGAACGCCGGCGACAGGATTGTCGCGCTGCCCTCCATCGTCGAGATTGATGCCATTCGCGCTCTGCCCGCTGCACCTGAGATGACGGAGCTTCAAACCGGGACAACGGCTGAAGTGCCAAGCTTGCGTGCCTCCCTCGAAATGAGGGGGCTTTTCCGGATCGAGCGCCTCGACGGTGAGGTCAGGTATATTCGAAACGGAGCTTCCCCCCGGATACTCTCCCGGGGCGATCCTGAGGATATCCCCTTCCGTCAGCCTCGGAAGGACATCCCTCAAGGCAGCCGCATCACGAACCTCGATCGTGGCCGCAACCAGAGGGCTAGAAAGGAACAGAAGAGCGAGGAGGGAGAGCCGCATCCGGACACTACGCAGCAGAGGCGACATGCCATTCATGGATCCGAAAGAACGGAAACGCCATCCCACTGCCTTGCTTCATGCCTTCTTCTTTGCCGCCTCCCAAGCTTCATCCATCTGGTGCGGCGTCGCCTCTTCCAAGGTCATCCCCTGCTTCTTCAAGCGCCGCTCCATTTCATCGAAGCGGCGTTCAAATTTGTCATTGGCGGCAGCGAGAACCACCTCGGGATCCAGCTTCCGGAAACGAGCCAAGTTCACCACCGAGAACAAAAGATCACCGAGCTCCTCATCCACGGCCGCGAGATCCTGTTCGTCCACCGCCGCTTCAAGCTCCTGCACTTCCTCGCGGATCTTCGCGAGCACCCCGCACTGTGTCGGCCAATCAAAACCGACCTTCGCCGCCTTCTTTTGAAGCTTCGAAGCACGCAGCAAGGACGGCAGGCCTTTGCCAACCCCATGGAGATAGGCCTCCTCGCTGGTGCCCTTCTCCTCGCGTTTGATCTCGTCCCACTGCTGAAGTACGGCATCCGACGTATTTGCGGCAGCACCGGAAAACACATGAGGATGGCGGCGGACCAGCTTGTCCGAGACCCCCTTCGCCACCTCGTCGAGGTTGAAACGACCGGACTCCTCGGCCAATTCGCTGTGAAACACGACCTGTAGCAGCAGGTCACCGAGTTCC
This portion of the Luteolibacter luteus genome encodes:
- a CDS encoding DUF1573 domain-containing protein → MKVLMFWCLALCASLSAAPLTFDETTKEITVGVDEKSVAADFNFKNESDQTVEILRADAGCTCIQAGIKGGLTYKPGQSGLIRFSYDLGDVVGTVDKPLHVFLKGDPETQPSITLNIRVKVPELVVVEPKSLFWEVGEEAKPKTVTVTMKDEKPIKITTISGADTRFKQELKTVEEGKKYEVVITPVSTSNVAMGVVHLETDHGSRRYRTQRVFMVVKNPVKPAAATAGKP
- a CDS encoding right-handed parallel beta-helix repeat-containing protein yields the protein MSPLLRSVRMRLSLLALLFLSSPLVAATIEVRDAAALRDVLPRLTEGDILRIAPGEYPGGSSVSNIPDLTVEALDPEKPPHFEGGTQAWHFSRCPGLKLRHLRCSGQSANGINLDDGGQRDNPVAGVLLEHLSVSDIGPKGNFDGIKCSGLKDLRISHCEISGWGGQAIDFVGCSDAVISDCKITGKEGFSQHTGPQFKGGCRNITIERCTLINAGERPIQAGGSTGADYFRPAGANYEAKDIMIRDNRIEGGTCACAFTGVRGAEFTGNTIVRPVKWIFRILQETTTKGFLVCGDVKISGNTITFRREQVGSEINIGAGADPGSFVFFGNKWLAEDRPQDSKPTLPSPEKDGVYGAKPE
- the mazG gene encoding nucleoside triphosphate pyrophosphohydrolase, encoding MTDAEMISLSEPGRQLERLRAIMHRLRAPGGCPWDAEQTHGSLVTNLIEEAYETVDAIQRCDMEHLKEELGDLLLQVVFHSELAEESGRFNLDEVAKGVSDKLVRRHPHVFSGAAANTSDAVLQQWDEIKREEKGTSEEAYLHGVGKGLPSLLRASKLQKKAAKVGFDWPTQCGVLAKIREEVQELEAAVDEQDLAAVDEELGDLLFSVVNLARFRKLDPEVVLAAANDKFERRFDEMERRLKKQGMTLEEATPHQMDEAWEAAKKKA